From Malus sylvestris chromosome 1, drMalSylv7.2, whole genome shotgun sequence:
aagCATAAAACATGATGTGACATAGAGTTTGTAGTCTATACAAAGTTCCACTAATtagagagtctccttaacatttctttTAGTACAAttggttggaatttttttttttaggttctAACTAATTGTATTAGTACACTTGTTGTACCAGACCGTTTTTCCGACACACTCATAAATTTGTACTCGAATGCCAACAAACAAAACGTATGGGATAATGGATTGGCCTATGAGAACTCATTAGCTTTTACCTCTTTTTATAGCATCTCAACACTCGACATAATTATTGAAATGTCCGCATGTTTTTACCTTTTTTGAAGTTTCCACATCCACCAAACAAACAGATTGAAGTCTCTTGTGCATTTGGAGGCCATATGAGGTGAAATAAGTTTTCATAAGTTTTATAGGGGCTCACTAAATTGAGCAATGCTAGCATGAAAAACTCTAATTTGGCAGCCTGATCACATGATATGCATCGTAGCTCTAATAAGTGTACGAAGTGGGTGTAGGTGTTGGGTGGGGTGGGGGAATTGTGGGGTTTGGTGGAAGAATGCAAGCAGTCTTGCTTGTTTGTGAGAGTTATCTCACCGAGGACATGGTCAAGTTGTTCtatttaggattttattttgatAAATTTTTCATTATGACGGGAACATAGGTGATACACaacgtgtttttttttataagtggtgaaaaattgtattttttaagttattaactttttagcacacatatttcACCATCAATATAGTGATACGTGGTGTACTACTCCGTGTTccaatcacactgaaaaatctctcgattTTCTCATGCTAGCATAGTCATCTATATTGTAGATCATTGATGCGTAGAGTTCACAAAATCAAGCAATGTCATCATAGTTGTCCATGATGTTACGATAGCGAGTCAGTGTATTTATAATCACAACTCATCAACTACGTACAATCACTCATGTGAGAATTTATGACTTGTGCTACTTGATCCTACAAAGGCAtgtataatataaaataaatttgcaTACATTTACAAAGACACCCTTAATGCCTAATTGAGTacattattgttattattttccttttcttttttttttctttgtttttttttttgagtacgTCGATACttttacactaaagggagaGGAGTTTAGCCAAGCCACACAatgcaacctaatttggtatcgaattcgttattcacgagattcaaacctaagatctctcacttccaagtgaagaggaatatcactagaccgtagaaCTGAGTGgctattattttcttttgttaaccGGCAGAGATAATAGGTTTTAGTTCCCTTTCAATTGGAATGTTTTGACCATTTTGCATCTCTAAACAAATGAGAAGACTGAGTTTAACACCTTAATCAATAATTAGCAAAGGGTTTACATGCCATTGTTGTTCTTTAACATTCAAATCTAGAGCATTTAGTCTCATAATAAACTAAACATTGATTTAACATCCGACCTGAATCGACCCTAAACAAAAACTTCTACCATACAAACACAACACATCACAAAACCAATTTCCAGACTCATTGCCTTCGGAAGACATAATCTGATCCCATTCATTGTCTTGGTCTGAAGAGCATTCTCCGGATTCGAGAAGAGCTACATTACGACCTGAGCTTCTGGATTTTCTATCTTCAGAAGGGCGATCCAAACCAATCCTCTGAGCTGCCTCAGTGTCATTTATGCTAGCGCTCTTGCTTCTTAGTCAATTTATTCGACTTTTCGCTGCATTCAGAAGGATGGTTTAGGAAACTAATCCGAACCCTAAACTAAAAAACTGAGTAGCAACATGTGGAACAAAtacaatatatcaaaatataaatactTAACGAAATTGCATATAAAATCATAAATCACTGACTTGTTCTTTGAAAATAGAGGCTTGCAGAAGCAATCTCCTAAGACAGAAATTCGCCCCTACACTAGTGCAGTAGTTCAATGGACTCCTAAGACAGAAATTCGCCTCTACACCAGTGCAGTAGTTCAATGGACGTCTATACCAGTGCAGTAGTTCAATGGACGTCTATCTTGCAGGATACAACTATCTAATTGTATTGGTTTCTGATCTGACGGCCATATTTATAATGGTGTGATGGAGCAGTTAAAGCCGTAAGAACGGTTGTAACTATTCACGTGATCAGTTTTACCACATGACATTTAATATGTGCATCCAAACCCTTCAAGTCTAAAGCCCAAGGTCCATAACCTTGGCCCAATTCTTTTCAAACCAAAAGTGAGTGAACTCACTTATAAAGAGAGGTTTCTATTAAAGTTTGGGTGATGTGAGACTGAGAGTCCCTTACAAGTTCCTAACAGTTATTATCCATAAAACGGTGCAGATAAACAAAGACGGAGCTCAATTACTCAGAACGTTGAATCAACAGACAGAAATGAAATCGGTCCAACATGCAATTTCGTATATTAAACAGATTAAGCAATCCTAGAAAACAATTTAGTCTTTTAATCTATTAGCACTTCAGAGATGGGAAAagggatttacacatggtctttatagatttggaaaaagcgtatgatagggtcccaagagacattctttggaggattttagagaagaaaggagtacgagtagcatatatccaagctataaaggatatgtatgaaggagcaaagactgccgtaagaactcatgaaggacaaaccgaaagctttcccatatctgtaggattacatcaaggctcatccttaagtccttacctttttgcgttggtaatggatgagttaacaggacatattcaagatgatattccttggtgtatgcttttcgcagacgatatagtgttgatagatgaaactcaggaaggggtaaatgcaaagcttaacctttggagagaagtgttggaatctaaaggtcttcgcctaagccgatcaaagacagaatatatggagtgcaagttcagtgcaaatggaggccaaaacgagttaggggtgaggatcggagatcaagaaataccaaagagcgaccgttttcgttacctaggatctatcttgcaaaagaacggagaattagatggagatctcaaccatagaatacaagctggatggatgaagtggaagagtgcatccggcgtgttgtgtgaccgccgtatgccactaaagctcaagggaaaattttataggacggcaataaggccggcgatgctgtatggcacagaatgttgggcggtgaaacatcaacacgtacacaaaatgggtgtagcggagatgaggatgcttcgttggatgtgtgggcacacgagaaaggataagattaggaatgaggatatccggggtaaagtaggagtagccgaaattgaaggaaagatgagagaaaatcggttacggtggtttggacatgtgcaaagaaggcctattgacgctccgattagaagatgcgactatgggacagaggttcagggccgaaggggtagaggaagacctaggaaaactttggaagagactctaagaaaagacttagagtacttggatctaacgaaggacatgacacaggatcgagcacaatggcgttctaagattcatatagccgatcccactcagtgactcggattttccaagtctccaaccgagaagttttcctcactcgggaaattaagggaacactaccccaacctacatgctccactctgaaagcttcaacatacaagcttcaacaaaagaaaattcaaagaacttagcgaagaaggctttggtgtatttaacacaatacgttgaaatgaaggaaagcttatttattgatatccccgataagctacaaatatgtacatatacatgagtcaaaataaacacacaagagggagccttcacaaaggttgcttaggagaagtctcagcagtcggtagagccccagaaagagaaggcaccggagggggatcatttggagcctcagtactggacagaaccctagaaggaggaggcatcagaggttgatcatttggagcttcattacgcggtacagccccagaagacgaaggcaataaatgcctttggaacaaacccacaaatctctgatgatcaagtaaaacctgaccatcagtttccttcatctggtcaagcttcctcttcatgtttgtagcatagtcatgtgcgagccggtgcaactgtttattctcatgcttgagccctctaatctcctgtttgagacttataacttcagccgccaatgattcaacttggcgggttcgagcaaataggcgttgggccatattagacacagaacctgcacactgaacactgagagccagcgaatccttaacagctaactcatcagaccgtttggaaagtagtctgttatctttgggagtgagaaggttcctggccaccaccgcagcggtcatatcattcttcatcacggaatccccaacggtaagaggaccagtaggggagacgaaggatgggcgccatatgttgtctgacgaaggcggggctgcctcttcaacaaggttcaagtcaaaacgacggtcggaggggccagacattttcaaaggtgttgaagagagaagaggtcggacaaatcaagatcttagaagtgcaagaatgaagcttctactggtggagattcaagtgtgctttggaacttaatgccagcccctataaaaatctgcactcgacggagcttcagaaatcgaagaggcacctgctcagaaatcgaagaggcgtttgctttctcaaaagctgggctgcttagagatcacgagggttgatctcagaaatcgaagaggtgtttgctttctcaaaagttgggctgctcaaagaccacgaaggccgatctcagaaatcgaagatgcgctcgctttctcaaaagctgggctccccagagaccacgagggccgctctcagaaatcgaagaggcacctacttttccagccttgtcagcacctgtcacacgcacactcagctttgcggaaattatgggcattctgtcaaagacttctggggaagtagaaaacacatgaatcttactgttcaatcacccacttaccacacgcaacaatagctcatgggtaccacagataattttgccaaagttctctgccaaagttgagcacgtgaagcttgcagctcccactacatcgctctgaccaagaagggtaaaagaatagcaaagaaacagcactaacaaagtttagacccataaattttgaaggtctagctaccatattattacccacaagggtaaaggaacagtaccactgatggataattggaaagtccctgtgtgtcaacctctgtgcttcgtggcaaggtagactagcaaacatgtccaacctttactcacattcgagaaaacactcccaataagattgcttgctccaaaaatcgaagaggcaccgtcctccgaatctcgagagccagactcccaacatgactactttcttaaaaatcgaagagagggtaaaggaacagtaccattgctggataatttgaaagtccctgtgtgtcaacctctgtgcttcgtggcaaggtagactagcaaacatgcccaacctttactcacattcgagaaaacactcccaacaagattgcttgctccaaaatcgaagaggcacgccagacccccaacatgattgctttctcaaaatcgatgaggcatcgttctccgaatcaatcgaagaggcgctcgctttctcaaaagctgggctactcagagaccacgagggccgatctcagaaatcgaagaggcacctacttttctagccttgtcagcacctgtcacacgcacactcagctttgcagaaattatgggcattctgtcgaagacttctggtgaagtagaaagcacatgaatcttactgttcaatcacccacttcccacacgcaacaatagctcatgggtaccacagataactttgccaaagttctctgccaaagttgagcacgtgaagcttgcagctcccactacatcgctctgaccaagaaaggtaaaagaatagcaaagaaacagcactaacaaaaatttagacacataaattttgaaggtctagctaccatattattacccacaagggtaaagga
This genomic window contains:
- the LOC126590754 gene encoding uncharacterized protein LOC126590754 — encoded protein: MSGPSDRRFDLNLVEEAAPPSSDNIWRPSFVSPTGPLTVGDSVMKNDMTAAVVARNLLTPKDNRLLSKRSDELAVKDSLALSVQCAGSVSNMAQRLFARTRQVESLAAEVISLKQEIRGLKHENKQLHRLAHDYATNMKRKLDQMKETDGQVLLDHQRFVGLFQRHLLPSSSGAVPRNEAPNDQPLMPPPSRVLSSTEAPNDPPPVPSLSGALPTAETSPKQPL